Proteins encoded in a region of the Bombiscardovia apis genome:
- a CDS encoding serine dehydratase beta chain yields the protein MAGEYRSVFDIIGPIMVGPSSSHTAGAVAIGRAARHLIGGLPSEVRIDYYESFAKTHLGHGTDYAIISGLLGFAPDDGRVPHAVSIARDEGVLIDFCEEEGPSPIGHPNTAVVHMRRGQQEMSLYGCSIGGGTIEIRRIEMDGYDLRPGGMLPLLIVPQLLNESEQAVLAQEDSITSLIAAAGALRNRSVYPSASGRQVMVVYDLDKPLLSAVLEQIRRFAPSMIYVD from the coding sequence ATGGCAGGAGAATACCGCAGTGTCTTCGATATTATCGGCCCGATTATGGTCGGACCTTCCAGCTCACACACTGCTGGAGCGGTAGCCATCGGTCGTGCTGCTCGTCACTTAATTGGTGGACTACCGAGCGAGGTGCGCATCGATTACTACGAATCTTTTGCCAAGACGCACTTGGGCCACGGCACCGACTATGCGATTATTTCCGGCTTACTAGGCTTTGCGCCAGACGACGGTCGGGTGCCTCACGCGGTCAGCATCGCCCGGGATGAAGGTGTACTCATTGATTTTTGCGAAGAAGAAGGCCCCAGTCCGATCGGGCACCCCAATACCGCTGTGGTCCACATGCGCAGGGGGCAGCAGGAGATGAGTCTCTACGGCTGCTCCATCGGAGGCGGAACCATTGAAATTCGGCGGATTGAGATGGATGGTTATGACTTGCGGCCTGGTGGCATGTTGCCGTTGCTGATAGTGCCGCAGCTGCTGAATGAATCCGAGCAAGCAGTGCTAGCGCAGGAAGATTCCATAACGAGCCTGATTGCGGCTGCTGGAGCCTTGCGCAACCGAAGCGTGTATCCAAGTGCAAGTGGTAGGCAGGTGATGGTGGTTTACGACCTCGACAAACCGCTGCTGTCCGCTGTTCTGGAGCAGATTCGCCGCTTTGCGCCCAGCATGATTTACGTGGACTAG
- a CDS encoding diacylglycerol/lipid kinase family protein, translating into MPLPALIVIASVLCIIIALAATAYWLRARSRRLFEAKLQARHDDQVSYAFIINPSKPQAKQIRERIKQYCQAKGLEDVRFYDTQLDKDGKACAQEALADGAGIVVAVGGDGTVRTVASAVAGTGHVLGIIPIGTGNLFARNMGIPVGDPEAALAVATSHGSRKVDVGRMRILDSRDSQTRHAFLIIAGIGFDALMIDDTDPNLKKSISWLAYFISGAKHLFADKFKGDITIRQRDGRTQTNKNVEFRTFMAGNCGEIPGFSLMPDAAFDDGMLDFELIDTSGGLIGWANLFGDVMHQTITRTSTQSPLSTNSSIEQVQGSDAEIKLKKPALAQVDGDILGETRHIELSVDKQSLNVRVPVEQ; encoded by the coding sequence ATGCCATTACCTGCGCTCATTGTCATTGCCTCGGTGCTCTGTATCATCATCGCCTTGGCTGCTACCGCTTACTGGCTGAGGGCACGTTCGCGCCGCTTATTTGAAGCCAAGCTGCAAGCTAGGCACGACGATCAGGTCTCATACGCTTTTATTATCAACCCTTCCAAGCCTCAAGCCAAGCAGATTCGCGAGCGCATTAAGCAATACTGCCAAGCCAAAGGCCTTGAAGACGTGCGCTTTTACGACACCCAGCTCGACAAAGACGGCAAGGCCTGCGCGCAAGAAGCTCTAGCAGATGGCGCTGGAATCGTAGTTGCAGTGGGCGGCGATGGGACTGTGCGAACGGTAGCAAGCGCGGTTGCTGGCACTGGCCACGTATTGGGAATCATTCCTATTGGCACTGGAAACTTATTTGCCCGCAATATGGGCATTCCAGTAGGCGATCCAGAAGCGGCCTTAGCAGTGGCAACTTCACATGGTTCCCGCAAGGTTGATGTGGGCCGAATGCGGATATTAGACAGCAGAGATTCACAGACCCGCCACGCTTTCTTAATTATCGCCGGTATTGGCTTCGATGCACTCATGATTGACGACACCGATCCCAACCTGAAGAAAAGCATCTCCTGGCTGGCCTATTTCATCTCGGGAGCCAAGCATCTTTTCGCCGACAAATTCAAGGGCGACATCACTATCCGCCAGCGTGACGGTCGCACTCAAACCAACAAAAATGTGGAGTTCAGAACGTTTATGGCCGGCAATTGCGGCGAGATTCCAGGCTTTTCGCTGATGCCCGACGCTGCTTTCGACGACGGCATGCTCGACTTTGAGCTCATAGACACCTCAGGCGGCTTAATTGGTTGGGCTAACTTGTTTGGCGATGTAATGCACCAGACCATTACCCGCACTTCGACCCAGAGTCCACTGTCTACCAATTCTTCGATTGAGCAGGTGCAGGGCTCCGACGCTGAGATTAAGCTAAAGAAGCCGGCCTTAGCTCAGGTCGATGGCGATATTCTTGGCGAAACCCGACATATTGAGCTTTCCGTCGACAAGCAGTCGCTCAACGTGCGCGTTCCCGTTGAGCAGTAG
- the pgm gene encoding phosphoglucomutase (alpha-D-glucose-1,6-bisphosphate-dependent), giving the protein MVAQHAGMPATQDDLINVDEVVGKYYDLIPDPAELSQRVAFGTSGHRGSSLKTSFNEAHIVAIAQAIAEQRAKEGVTGPLYLGRDTHALSLPAWKSAIEVLVANGVRVRIDARDDYTPTPTISQAILTHNRANDGSQRFSGEDLADGIVVTPSHNPPTDGGFKYDPPTGGPAPESTTKAIADRANELLGSYKSVKRIPFEQAINSELIERFDYREHYVADLGSVIDFEAIRTSGVRLGIDPLGGASVNYWPLINEKYGLNIGVINPEVDPTWRFMTLDHDGKIRMDPSSEYAMKGLVDRLNGGAWDSYDLVGGTDPDADRHGIVCPGSGVMNPNHYIAVCVEYLFSGNRPDWPAGAGVGKTLVSSSLIDRVAAAINAKLVEVPVGFKWFVDPLFKGEVAFGGEESSGMSFLRCNGHVWTTDKDGLIPDLLAAEITAKTGKNPAELHQAQVERFGESWYQRVDTPTTLEQKAKFASLSPADVSETELAGEPITAKLTEAPGNGAAIGGIKVTTKNNWFAARPSGTENIYKVYAESFISPEALTQTQTEATTLVNKALSE; this is encoded by the coding sequence ATGGTTGCACAGCATGCGGGGATGCCCGCCACTCAAGATGATTTAATCAACGTCGACGAGGTCGTCGGCAAGTACTACGACCTCATTCCCGACCCTGCCGAGCTCTCCCAGCGGGTTGCTTTCGGCACTTCGGGCCACCGCGGATCCTCGCTCAAAACGTCATTCAACGAAGCTCACATCGTAGCCATTGCCCAGGCAATTGCCGAGCAGCGAGCCAAGGAAGGCGTCACCGGCCCCCTCTACCTGGGCCGCGACACCCACGCTCTCTCCCTGCCAGCTTGGAAGTCAGCTATTGAGGTCCTGGTTGCTAACGGCGTCCGGGTCCGTATCGATGCGCGCGACGACTACACCCCCACCCCCACTATCTCCCAAGCTATTTTGACCCACAATCGGGCCAACGACGGCTCCCAGCGCTTCTCCGGCGAGGACTTGGCAGACGGCATCGTCGTCACCCCCTCCCACAATCCTCCCACCGACGGCGGCTTCAAATACGACCCGCCCACCGGAGGCCCAGCTCCCGAAAGCACCACCAAAGCCATTGCCGACAGGGCCAATGAGCTGCTGGGCTCTTACAAGAGCGTCAAGCGCATCCCCTTCGAGCAGGCCATCAATTCTGAGCTTATTGAGCGCTTTGACTATCGCGAGCACTACGTAGCAGACTTGGGCTCCGTCATCGACTTTGAAGCCATTCGCACTTCGGGCGTGCGCTTGGGCATTGACCCCCTGGGCGGCGCTTCAGTCAATTATTGGCCACTGATTAACGAAAAGTACGGCCTCAATATTGGCGTAATCAACCCCGAAGTCGACCCCACTTGGCGGTTCATGACCCTCGACCACGACGGCAAGATTCGCATGGACCCCAGCTCTGAGTACGCCATGAAGGGCCTGGTAGACCGTCTCAACGGCGGCGCTTGGGACTCTTACGATTTGGTGGGCGGCACCGATCCAGACGCCGACCGCCACGGCATCGTCTGCCCCGGCTCGGGAGTTATGAACCCCAACCATTACATCGCCGTATGTGTCGAATATCTCTTCTCTGGCAACCGCCCCGATTGGCCCGCAGGCGCAGGAGTAGGCAAGACCTTGGTCTCTTCCTCGCTCATTGACCGCGTTGCCGCCGCTATCAATGCCAAACTCGTTGAGGTGCCCGTAGGCTTCAAGTGGTTCGTGGACCCGCTCTTTAAGGGTGAGGTCGCTTTCGGTGGCGAGGAGAGCTCCGGCATGAGCTTCCTGCGCTGCAACGGCCACGTGTGGACCACCGACAAAGACGGCCTAATCCCCGACTTATTGGCTGCTGAAATCACTGCCAAGACGGGCAAGAACCCGGCCGAATTGCACCAGGCGCAGGTGGAGCGCTTCGGCGAGAGCTGGTATCAGCGCGTCGACACCCCCACCACCCTTGAACAAAAGGCCAAGTTTGCCTCCCTCAGCCCCGCAGATGTGAGCGAAACCGAGTTGGCCGGCGAGCCCATCACCGCCAAGCTCACCGAGGCCCCGGGCAACGGCGCTGCAATCGGCGGCATCAAGGTCACCACCAAGAACAACTGGTTCGCTGCCCGCCCCTCCGGCACCGAAAACATCTACAAGGTCTACGCCGAGTCCTTCATCTCCCCCGAGGCCCTAACCCAAACCCAAACCGAAGCCACCACCTTAGTAAACAAAGCCCTCTCCGAATAA
- a CDS encoding ribonuclease H family protein, with protein sequence MSQSEIVVSTDGSALGNPNGPMGWAWADHQGEGADAGGATNGTNQIGELCAVLQALRAHRGATPLTIQTDSQYAINCSTKWVHGWKKKGWKNAAGKPVKNRQLIEAIDREISQRPGPVKFFWVKGHAGDRFNEKVDDLARGFATDVRSGDKRSYLPIEGWQSLLASPYTKGLKISEEVRLQLKGQHVNPAQSDALYNHGAPEMAEEEQPSPLAALALFDSPGDDIEGDAVNQTQVMEPIRDLMPGAEEASESSPSQERAQSIPPVPAPPSPQNTAQASDEDEFEEAAETAEDEPFVEAEESEERSPQGSAQGSAQDDEDDAQSSRGLVATGDLIITPPPSRSPYFAGKDLHISGTISFSADIDQEGRVHIKGVPFRLHSIDVREEGEE encoded by the coding sequence ATGAGTCAAAGCGAGATTGTTGTTTCTACGGACGGTTCGGCGTTGGGGAACCCGAATGGGCCTATGGGTTGGGCTTGGGCCGACCATCAAGGCGAGGGTGCGGACGCAGGCGGTGCCACTAATGGAACCAACCAGATTGGCGAGCTATGCGCCGTATTGCAGGCCTTGCGCGCCCATCGTGGGGCCACGCCGCTCACTATCCAAACCGACTCCCAGTATGCCATTAACTGCTCAACCAAGTGGGTGCACGGCTGGAAAAAGAAGGGCTGGAAAAACGCGGCAGGCAAGCCTGTCAAAAACCGCCAACTTATAGAAGCCATCGACCGTGAAATCAGCCAGCGCCCAGGCCCGGTCAAGTTCTTCTGGGTCAAGGGCCACGCTGGAGACCGCTTTAACGAGAAGGTCGACGACCTAGCCCGAGGGTTCGCCACCGACGTGCGCAGTGGCGACAAGCGCTCCTACCTGCCCATCGAAGGCTGGCAATCCTTGCTCGCCTCCCCCTATACCAAGGGTCTCAAAATCTCCGAAGAGGTCCGGCTCCAGCTCAAGGGCCAGCATGTAAACCCAGCCCAGTCCGACGCCCTCTACAATCACGGCGCTCCCGAAATGGCAGAAGAGGAGCAGCCCTCACCGCTTGCCGCTTTGGCGCTGTTTGACTCGCCGGGCGACGACATCGAGGGCGACGCAGTTAATCAGACGCAAGTAATGGAACCCATTCGCGACCTTATGCCGGGCGCAGAGGAAGCCTCTGAGAGCTCACCTTCGCAGGAGCGAGCGCAGTCCATTCCTCCAGTGCCAGCGCCGCCGAGCCCGCAGAACACTGCGCAAGCAAGCGATGAAGACGAGTTTGAAGAAGCGGCCGAGACTGCCGAAGACGAGCCTTTCGTTGAAGCTGAAGAGTCCGAGGAGAGAAGCCCTCAGGGCTCAGCTCAGGGCTCAGCACAAGACGACGAGGACGATGCCCAGTCATCGCGGGGCCTAGTAGCCACCGGCGATCTCATCATCACCCCTCCCCCCTCGCGCAGCCCCTACTTTGCCGGCAAAGACCTCCACATCTCGGGAACCATTTCCTTCTCGGCAGACATTGACCAAGAGGGCCGCGTCCATATCAAGGGTGTACCCTTCCGCCTGCACTCTATCGACGTGCGCGAAGAAGGCGAAGAGTAA
- the rpiA gene encoding ribose-5-phosphate isomerase RpiA produces the protein MDKTQQDELKKAAGIEAAKLVENGMIAGLGTGSTVRFLVDELGRRTQEEGLEFTGVTTSRRTQEQAESYGIKIVDIDEVDHVDVTIDGADEVDKDFNGIKGGGAALLWEKIVATNSKKIVWIVDESKIVDTIGKFPLPVEVIPFGAGHVIKRFEDRGYKPVLRLTEDGKPVRTDENNYVVDLHMDCIDHPQDLAEDLINTVGVVEHGLFLNMVDTVIVGDPHGPRVMTNSNK, from the coding sequence ATGGATAAGACACAGCAAGATGAGCTGAAAAAGGCGGCCGGCATTGAGGCTGCAAAGCTGGTAGAAAACGGCATGATTGCAGGCCTTGGCACCGGTTCCACGGTTCGTTTCCTCGTAGACGAACTGGGCCGCCGCACCCAGGAAGAGGGCCTGGAGTTCACCGGCGTTACCACTTCCCGCCGCACCCAAGAGCAGGCCGAAAGCTACGGCATCAAGATTGTAGACATTGACGAAGTTGACCATGTTGATGTCACAATCGACGGCGCAGACGAGGTTGATAAGGACTTCAACGGCATTAAGGGCGGCGGCGCGGCCCTGCTCTGGGAGAAGATTGTAGCCACCAACTCCAAGAAAATCGTGTGGATTGTTGACGAGTCCAAGATTGTTGACACCATCGGCAAGTTCCCCCTGCCCGTTGAGGTTATCCCCTTCGGTGCAGGCCACGTTATCAAGCGTTTCGAAGACCGCGGCTACAAGCCCGTCTTGCGCTTGACTGAGGACGGCAAGCCGGTTCGTACCGACGAAAACAACTACGTAGTCGACCTCCACATGGACTGCATCGACCACCCGCAAGATTTGGCTGAAGACCTTATCAACACGGTGGGCGTAGTCGAGCACGGCCTCTTCCTCAACATGGTAGACACCGTCATCGTAGGCGACCCCCACGGCCCCCGCGTCATGACCAACTCCAACAAGTAG
- a CDS encoding 30S ribosomal protein bS22, which translates to MGSVIKKRRKRMSKKKHRKMLRKTRHQRK; encoded by the coding sequence ATGGGTTCTGTCATCAAGAAGCGCCGCAAGCGTATGAGCAAGAAGAAGCATCGTAAAATGCTGCGTAAGACTCGTCATCAGCGCAAGTAG